The following coding sequences lie in one Notolabrus celidotus isolate fNotCel1 chromosome 6, fNotCel1.pri, whole genome shotgun sequence genomic window:
- the trhr2 gene encoding thyrotropin releasing hormone receptor 2 → MTDNVSSRIDTPTNISLSTSVAVSESLEYKTVSVFLVLLVCFVGIVGNIMVVLVVFTTRHMRTPTNCYLVSLAIADLTVLVAAGLPNIADSLTGTWVFGHAGCLGITYLQYLGINVSSCSITAFTVERYIAICHPMKAQTVCTVSRAKRIIGGVWIFTCIYCMLWFFLVDIQVSQDGHVQCGYRVKRELYLPIYLIDFAIFYVIPLLLAIVLYGLIARILYLSPLPNHPDTSATTLRRSCREASEAGKGGRPGRTKSALSSRKQVTKMLAVVVILFALLWMPYRTLVLINSFVSTPYLDAWFILFCRTCIYANSAINPVIYNAMSQKFRSAFRGLYRCQQPDVNQRTLSLIQTGFSTVRDPRTSQANSNGTNEKTRKAFLSTTADMATMQNGNSHQETKTLSDRNADHLIGISSTTFGSAPTSDDKSDWPSSNDTEINDEQENV, encoded by the exons ATGACTGACAACGTGAGCTCCAGAATCGACACCCCGACCAACATCTCTCTGAGTACCAGCGTCGCTGTCTCTGAGTCCTTGGAGTACAAGACGGTGTCTGTGTTCCTGGTACTGCTGGTTTGCTTTGTGGGCATCGTGGGAAACATAATGGTGGTTCTGGTCGTCTTCACAACGCGTCACATGAGGACACCTACTAACTGTTACCTGGTCAGCTTGGCTATCGCCGACCTGACGGTGCTGGTGGCGGCAGGTCTGCCAAACATCGCAGACAGTCTGACGGGTACGTGGGTGTTTGGCCACGCTGGCTGCCTGGGGATCACCTACCTGCAGTACCTCGGCATCAATGTGTCCTCCTGCTCCATCACTGCCTTCACCGTTGAGAG GTACATAGCTATCTGCCATCCGATGAAGGCTCAGACCGTGTGCACAGTGTCCAGGGCAAAGCGGATCATTGGCGGGGTCTGGATCTTCACCTGCATCTATTGCATGTTGTGGTTCTTCCTGGTTGATATTCAG GTCAGCCAGGATGGACATGTGCAGTGTGGCTACAGAGTGAAACGTGAGCTCTACCTGCCCATCTACCTCATCGACTTTGCCATATTTTACGTCATCCCGCTGCTCCTCGCTATTGTGCTGTATGGCCTCATAGCACGGATCCTCTACCTCAG CCCTCTGCCCAACCACCCTGACACCAGTGCCACCACTCTGCGGCGGAGCTGTCGTGAAGCCTCTGAAGCAGGGAAGGGAGGACGCCCCGGTCGGACAAAAAGCGCACTTTCTTCCAGGAAACAG GTGACAAAGATGCTGGCAGTTGTGGTGATCCTTTTCGCTCTTCTGTGGATGCCCTACCGCACTCTCGTCTTGATAAACTCTTTTGTCTCCACACCCTACCTGGACGCCTGGTTCATCCTGTTTTGCCGGACATGCATCTACGCCAACAGCGCCATAAACCCTGTGATATACAACGCCATGTCACAGAAGTTTCGCTCAGCTTTCCGTGGGCTTTACCGTTGTCAGCAGCCGGACGTAAATCAGAGGACACTGTCGCTGATCCAGACTGGATTCAGTACCGTCCGAGACCCCCGAACATCCCAGGCCAACAGCAATGGAACAAatgaaaagacaagaaaagccTTCCTGAGCACCACCGCTGATATGGCCACAATGCAGAATGGGAACAGTCATCAAGAGACTAAAACGCTCAGTGACAGGAACGCAGACCACCTCATTGGTATAAGCTCAACTACGTTTGGTTCAGCTCCAACGAGTGATGACAAGTCTGACTGGCCCTCATCAAACGATACTGAAATCAATGATGAGCAAGAGAATGTGTAA